From the Halomonas sp. MCCC 1A13316 genome, the window CGACGCCAGTCAGCCATTGCTGGAGATCCGCGGCCTGGAGAAGCGCTTCTCACTCTCCGGCGACTTCCTCGAACAGCTCAAGTTCAAAGGCGGCAAGCTGGTACGTGAGCAGAAGTTCGTGCATGCCATCAACGGCATCGACCTGGACATCTGCCGCGGCGAGGCGCTGTGCGTGGTCGGCGAATCCGGGTGCGGCAAGTCCACCGTGGCACGCATCGTGATGGGCCTGATTCACCCTTCCGGTGGCGAGATCCACTACGACGGCACGCGCATCGACGATCTATCGACCAAGTCGCTGATGCCTTATCGCCGGCGCATGCAGATGATCTTTCAGAATCCCTATGCATCGCTCAATCCGCGCATGACCATCCAGCAGACCCTGGAGGAGCCGATCCGCCTGCACCATCCCGACTGGAATCGCCAGCAGGTGGCTGACAAGGTCGCCGAGGTGATGCATTCGGTCGGCGTCGCGCCCGACTGGGGCACGCGCTACGGTCACGAGTTTTCAGGCGGCCAGCGGCAGCGCATCGCCATCGCCCGGGCACTGGCCGTGGACCCTGAATTCATCGTCGCCGACGAGCCGATCTCGGCGCTCGATGTCTCCATCCAGGCCCAGGTGCTCAATCTGCTGATGGATGCCCAGCAGCAACGCAACCTGACCTATCTGTTCATCACCCACGACCTCGCCGTGGTGGAGCACTTCGGCACCCGCGTGGCGGTGATGTACCTGGGCCGGGTGTGCGAGGTGGCACCCACGGCGACGCTGTTCGCCACGCCACGCCATCCCTATACCCGTGCGCTGATGTCGGCGATTCCGCGGCTCGAGGACGATCGCCCCCAGCACATCCGTCTCAAGGGGGAAGTACCCACGCCGGTCAACCTGCCCTCGGGCTGCGTCTTTCACGCCCGCTGCCCGCATGCCAACGCGCGCTGTCGCGAAGAAGTGCCGGCGCTGATCGCCCGCGATGGCGGCGGCCACGTGGCCTGCCACGCCATCGAAGAGGGACGTCTCGTCTGAGACGATGCGATGATGCCTCTGGCTACAATGTGAGAGTGGTACTCGTCCTGTCTCGGGAGACAACATGGAACTACGCTGGCTGGAAGACTTCATCGCCCTGGCCCGCACGCGCCATTTTTCGCGTGCCGCCGAGCAACAGAACGTCACCCAGCCGACCTTCTCGCGACGCATCAAACTGCTCGAGGAGGAGATGGGCACGACGCTGATCAACCGTCAGACGCTGCCGCTGTCGCTGACACCCGCCGGTGAGGAGTTTCTGGGGCTTTGCCACGATATCACCCAGCGGGTCGCCGAGAGCCGTCGGCGCTTGATCCAGCTCGCTGAACAACAGGCCGGGCGTATTCGCCTGGCGGCGCCGCAAAGCCTGCTCGCCCACTTCGTGCCGGAATGGCTCGGCCAGTGGTCGGCACCGCCGTCGGTGACGCCCTACCTGCGCGCCACCAGTTGGCTGGTCGACGACTACTTTCGGGCGTTATCGCGCGAGGAGTGCGACCTGGTGCTTTGCTACTGGCCGCGCACGCCCTGTGGCATCGAGCCCGAGACGGAAGGGTTCGTCTCCTGTCGGCTCGGGGAGGAGTGCCTGATTCCCGTCTCGCTACCGGAAGCGGATGGGCGCCCGCGCTTTGAGCTGGACGATGGTGCCCGGCTGCCGCTGATCGCCTATCATCCGCGCGGCTTGTTCGACGCAATGATTCGCAGCCATCTGGCCCATCTCGGTGAAACGCCTGATTTCAGCATCCTCAACGAGAGCATCCAGAGCAATAATATTCGTGAACTGGTCAGCCTGGGCTATGGCCTGGGCTGGCTGCCTGGGCGCAGCGTGAGCGAAGCGCTCGCCGCCGGTACCCTGGTCGCGGCCGGTGGCGAACGCTGGCAGGTTCCGCTGGAGATCCGCCTCTATCGCCGCGCCGAAAGCAGGCACTCGGCGGTGGCCACCTTCTGGGAAAGTCTCTCGGCGGATGTGACCGCTTGATCTTCCGAACCGGAGTTAAATCATGACCCTCGACCTCGATGCTCTGCAGACGCGTCACTTCGACGCGCTCGAGAATCGCTACGCCGACGTGCTCGCTGACCAGGGCTACGACCGGATATTGATCTACAGCGGTCGCCCCACCCGCCACTTCGGTGACGACCAGGACGCCAGCTTTCAAAGCTACGGCCACTTCCAGCACTGGACGGGCCAGGCCGAACTGACGCACAGCTGGCTGCTGGTACACCCCGGCCGGCGGCCTAGCTGTTACCTGCATGCTCCCGACGACTTCTGGCATCTGCCGGCGCAGCTTCCCGACGAGGCTTGGACCGAAAGACTCGAGGTTATTCCCGGACGCTTCGATGAGGCACCCCCCATCGCCGCCGGCGGTCGTCTTGCCGTGATCGGCGATGTCTCCGCCGCGACGGCCGCCGCACTCGGGGCGGAGCTCAACCCACCCGCCCTGCTCACTGCGCTGGACGAAGGTCGCGTACGCAAGTCCGATTATGAAATCGCCTGCCTGAGCGAGGCCAATCGCATGGCAGTTCTCGGCCACCGCGCCGCCCGGGAAGCCTTCTTGGCGGGAGGCAGTGAACTCGACATTCACCTGGCCTACCTTCAGGCCTCACGCCAGCGTGAAAGCGAACTGCCTTACGGCAATATCGTCGGCATCGGTTCGCATGCCGCAGTTCTGCATTATCAGCATTACGACACGCAAGCGCCCCGCGAGCGACACAGCCTGCTGATGGATGCGGGCCACCGCTATCGCGGCTACTGCGCCGACATCACCCGTACCTGGCCGGGAGCCAACGCTGATCCGCTATTCGTCGCCCTGGTCGCACGTATGCACGACATCAAGCAGCACCTGATCGCAGCGGTCTCTCCCGGCGTTTCCTTCGTCGAGTTGCACGAGCGTATGCATCGCCTGCTCGGCGAGCTGCTGGTGGAGAGCGAACTGGTCAGCGGCTCCGCAGAGGCCGCCGTCGAAAGCGGCATCACGCGCGCCTTCTGCCCCCATGGCCTCGGTCACCTGCTCGGCATTCAGGTTCACGACGTGGCCGGCCGCGCCGCACGCGATGGCACTCCCCTGCCACCGCCTGTCGAGCATCCGGCACTACGGCTGACACGGGAACTGGAAGCGGGAATGGCGGTCACCATAGAACCTGGTCTGTACATCATTCCCATGCTGCTCGAGCCGCTAGAGTCTGCTCCCGCCGGGCGGTTTCTGGACTGGGCTCTGATCGAGCGCCTGGCCCCCCATGGCGGCATTCGCATGGAGGATAACGTGAGTATCACGACCAACGCAGCCAGGAATCTGACCGCAGACATCGAGTGACCCATGCGCGAACGGCGGCAGCAGACCGGCTTCACTCCCCCGCGCGGGCTGACCAGCCCGCACGTACAGACGCTATTGCCTCGCCTGCTGCCTAGGCCCCGCCTTACGCACGCTGACGAGATTCTCGAGCTACCCGACGGCGATTTCGTGGAACTCAACTGGATCCAGCCGGCCCCTGCGAACCCGGAAGCGCCCGTCTTCGTGCTGTTCCACGGCCTCGAAGGTTCGTTTCAGTCGCCCTATGCTCGCTGGCTGCTGGCAACGGCCAGCGGCATGGGCTGGAGAGCGCTGCTGATGCACTTCCGCGGCTGCGGCAAGCGACCGAACCGCCTGCCCCGCGCCTACCACAGCGGCGACACCGCCGATGCCTACTGGCTGATAAGCGAACTGTCGCGGCGCTACCCCAAGGCGCTGAAGGTGGCTGCCGGTGTTTCGCTGGGCGGCAACATGCTGCTCAAGCTCGTCGCCGAACAGGGTGGCGGCGGTCTCGACCTCGCCGGCGCGATCGTGATCAGTGCACCACTCGATCTCGCCGCCAGTGCCGAGAGGCTACATCGAGGCTTCTCACGGATCTATGAACGCCATCTGCTGAATGCGCTGAAACGCAAGGTCGCGCCTCGTCTCGCACGTGGCGAACTGCCCTTGGCGCTGGATAGCCATGCGTTGGCGCGAATCGACAGTCTGCGCGGCTACGACGATGCGGTAACTGCGCCGCTGCATGGCTTCTGCGATGCCGCCGATTACTATCGCCGAGCCTCCGCCGGGCGCCTACTTGGCGAGGTCGAGCTGCCCACTCTGATCGTGCACGCCGACGATGATCCTTTCATGCCCGCCGGCCTGTTCGAGCGATTACCCGAGCCAGCTGATGCGGTGCGCCTGGAAATCACCCACCACGGCGGCCACGTCGGCTTCATGGAGTGGCGTAACCGCCGCCTGCAGCCATGGCTTACGCGACGCCTGGCTCACGAACTCGCCTGCTGGGCCGATACCGGCGCATCGTGGCAATCGGCCATGGTTCGCAACCTCAGCCGATCGGACAACTGACGCCGGTTCCCCGCAGGCCGCAGTAGCCACCCGGATTCTTGTGCAGGTACTGCTGGTGGTACTCCTCCGCCAGGTAGAAGTCGTCGAGCGGCGCGATTTCCGTGGTGATACGCCCTCGCCCGGCCTGGGCCAGCGAGTATTGGTAAGCATCGCGACTGCGCTGCGCTGCGGCGAGCTGTGCATCGCTGGTGGTATAGACCGTCGATCGATACTGGCTGCCGACATCGTTGCCCTGGCGCATGCCCTGGGTCGGGTCATGCGCCTCCCAGAACGCCCTGAGCAACGCCTCGACATCCAGCTCCCGAGGATCAAAAATCACCCGCACCACTTCGGCATGGCCGGTGCGCCCGGTGCAAGTTTCCTCGTAGGTGGGGTTGGGCGTCACGCCGCCGGCATAGCCCACCGCCGTGACGTATACGCCAGACAGTTGCCAGAACAGGCGCTCGGCGCCCCAGAAGCAACCGAGCCCGAAGACGATCGTCTCGTACCCCTCGGGAAAGGGCGACAGTATCGAGCGGCCGTTGACGGCATGCACGCCCGAGACATGCACTGGCGTATCGCGACCCGGCAAGGCATGGGAAGGCTCGATGATCATGACGTTTCTCCTGTGGATGGATACGGTTGCGGACCCGCGACGTCGATCCTGGGACGGTCGAATCATGGTGCCTCGTCCAGCTTCGGTGGATCGCCCGGCCGGGTGAAGATATACACCAGGTCAACGGCCTGAGCAGCGCCCGAGACGGCCTGTACGTACAGGTTGCGCCACAGCGTATAGCGCAGCGTCAGTTCAGCGATCGGCGAGAAGATACCGACACCATAGCTGATGCGCAGATCCTCTGTCAGATAGCCACTGACCACCACTTGACTGTCGTCACCGGCCCCGGCGGTCTCAAGCGCCAGATCGTCAATGCCGAACGCCTGCCCGATCGCCCCAACGGCGCCACCGGTGCGTCCCAGGGTGAGGCCGACCAGTGCGGATGTCAGCGCTCCATCGGCATCACCGTCTCGCGGGGCGCGGCCCCGCAACAGGTAGGAGAGCGCCCGCGCCTCGTCCATGGCCGGTTCGGAGAAGATCGTCAGGGTCGGCTCGGCGGCAAAGCCGGTCACGCGCAACCCCGCCACCACGCCATCCTGGGTGGCATCGGGGTTGCGAATCGCCTCGAAGTCGAGCAGCGGCTGGTCGGGAGGACCGCTGAACAACAGCTCCCCCTGGCGGATCAGCAGATCCTGGCCGAAGGCTCTGAAGCGTCCGTCGGTCAGGCTGACGTCACCGAACAGCTGCACCGGCCCATCCTGCTGACGTACCTGCAGGGTGCCAAGCAGGTCGGTCTCGAGCCCCATCGCCTCCAACTTCATGTCGGGCCCCAGCGAGAGGTCGATTCGTACATCGAGGCGCATCCCCGCCTCGCGCAGGGCCACCGCGGCCGCTTCGTCGTTACCCGCGGTCGCCTCGAGCTCGTCGCGCTGCTGAGCACGCGCCTCGTCACGCCGGGTGATGATGATCTCGTCGGGGCTGGGGGTGACGGCCGCCGGCGGGGCTTCGCCGATTTCCAGCCGGGCCCAGGGAACCTGAACGTCGCCACGCACCCGAAGCTCCTGCGGATTGATCCGCACGGCGATCTCGGGCGCGACACGCAGGCGGCCGAACTGGGGCAGGCTTACCAGCAACGGGCTCCGGGTGCCATCCAGGTCCACGGCGATACGCCACTCATCGAGAGATGGCCAGCTGGCATTGCCATCGATGTCCAGGCGCCCCTCATCGCTAGCAACATAACCCATCAGCCGAGCGCTATCGCCATTGAACTCGACGCGTATGCGGCCATCCTCGACGATCAACGGCACGTCGAGGCCAGAGGCCTGTAGGCCGGTGAGTTCGAGCGCACCGTCCAGGCTCGGATTGTCCCGTGTGCCAGAGATTTCGACCCGGCCGGCGGCAACGCCTTCGAGCATGTCGAGCCCCTCGGCGAGGGTGCGATAGCGCGACAGGTCCAGGCCGTCGAGAACCAGCACGCCACTCAGCTCACCGGCTCCCAGCGGGTCGTCGAGGCCGATGTCGAGGTCGAGGCGGCCGGCGTCGCCGAGCTCCAGGTCGAGTTCCAGCGCCGTGCGCGCCTGGCTGGCGTCCACCCGCGCGTTCAGGCGCGTATCGGGCATCGACCATGGCTGGCCGTAGATGTCGACTCCTTCCAGGTTCAGCTCGCTGCCAAGGTCCGCCTCGAGGTCCCATTGGCTCCCACCCTGCCGCCAGCGTGCCTGGAGATTCAGCTCGCTCGCTCCGCTGGCCCGCCAATCCTCGGGAAGCCATTCATCGAGCAATTCCATGGGCAGCTCGCGTACCGTCAGGGCCACCTGTCCTTCTTCGGCACTGGCCTGCAGCGGCTCCTTCAGGCACGCACGACCGCCCTGCTCGCGGCGCAGGCAGAACGGCTCTACCTGAGCCTGACCGCTCGTCAGGTCGGCGCTGAATTCAATCGACTCAGCGAGGCGAATCTCGCCGTAATCGCCGTCGACTTCCAGCGGGTCGATACGTCCCGTGTAGCGCTGCCGCTCGGCATCAAGGCCACCCTCGAGTACCAGTGACGCCCGCGTCAGCGGCATGCCTTGCCCGGCAATGGCGGTGAGTTCGGCCCGGTGCGATGACAAGCGTCCCGCCAGGTCCAGCGACACATCGCTGAAGCGCTGTCCTCCCGCGACCAGTCGTTCGATATCGAGTTCCACGTCGAGCTCGGGATCGTCAAGGCCCTCCACGCTGCCGCTGAGCTGCAGCGTCTCGAGACGGTTGTCGGCAAAAGCCAGTTCGCGGCCTTCGAGGTCGAGTTCCAGTCTTGGCTTCTCGGGAGAGCCTTCGGTGCGGAAACGCCCTGTCAGGCTGCCGCTCAGCTCATCGTGCAGGCTGCCAAGTTCGGTGAGTGAGATATCACCACTCAGGTCCATTTGGCTATCGGAAATCGCACCGCTCGCCGTGATGCGGTTGTTGCCTTGGCGAAAATCGAACTCCTCGACCTGCCACTGCATGTCGCTGTTTCCTGTCAGGCGCGCGCGCAGCGATAGCGGAAGCTCCTGCAGTTCACCGTCGATGGCCAGCCGCGGCACGCGCAACTGCCAACCTTGGGGAGTCTGGCTGAAGGCGATGTCCAAGTTGCCGTCGAGACGGCCTTCCATGGCATCGGTAAACAGCCCGGGATCGACATTGTCGAGCCGCGCCGTGGCCTCGACGTCGAGCCCATCCTGCCACTCGACCCGACCGCGGCTGACTATCGAGGCATTGCCGAGACTCAGCGACAGCGGCGTCCAGGCGAAGTGCTCGAAGTCGCCGCTCCCCGTTAGGGCAACCCGGGTCAAGGGAATGTCGGGTCCCTCCAGGCGCATCGACAGCGCCGCGCTGTAGTCGACCAGGCTACCCGACAAGCGCAGTTCCAGATCCTCGACCACGTACGGCTCGGCAAGCGCCTCATCCTGTTGCATCGGTTCCGTGGCCATTGGCAGCGGCCAGCGCAGGAGTTCGCTCTGCAGCGAGGCATTGAATGGCACACTGGGGTCCAGTACATCGGCTTGGGCCGACAGGCTCGCATCCACAGGCCCGTGGGCGTCGAGTTGCGCACTCAGCTCGCCCAGGCTGCCGTCCAGTTTCAGGTCAAGGCGTTGTCCGGCCAGCGCGGGCATCAGCTCGGGCAGCCACAGGGCGGCTTCGAGCCGCGCCTCGAGCGGATAGTCGTCGCGCAGCTCGATCCGAGCGGTCAAACTGGCATCGGCATCCAGGCTGGCGACGTCCAGCGCGGCGATCTCCAGCTGTTGGCCGCTCGCCTCGAAGGCGAGAGTAAGATGGCGCAGATCGTAGTCCACCGGGCCACGCACTTCGATGCCGTCGAGATGGATGCGCGGCGCCGACACGGTCAGTGGCAGCATGACCTCGGGCAGCGCGATACGCTCACGCTGTCCGAGCGGCACTTCGGGCTCGGCCGTGTCTCGCGCAGGCGCCACCACGGCTTCGGCAGCAGCGAGAGCCTGCTCGCTCAACACGGCGGCGTCTTTCGTTGCCTCCAGGGCCAGCCGGGCCGCTCCGGGTGGCGGAATGGCGACTTGCAGTTGAGTCAGCCGCGTAGGCAGCAGCGTCAGTTTCTCTCCCTCAGCCTCGATGCCGGTATGAAGGACGTCCCAGGCGATACGCGTGCCATCGGCAAGCCGCAGTTCGACATCCTGAACGTCGAGTTCCGGCGCCGAGATATCGAGCGGAAAGCGGAACGATGGGGCCAGCTCCTGCGGGGCCTCGTCGAGTGCTTCCAGCACGGGGCGAGAAATCGGCTCTCTCGCTTCTCGCGTCTCCTCCGTCACCTCAGGCGCTGCCTGGCTGTCGGCCGGCAGAACCACGCGCAGGCCCTCGGCGCGTGAAGCTTCCAGCTTCAGTCGGGAGTTCTCCGCCTGGGCCGCCGTATCCAGTTGGGCCAGCTCGACACGAGTACCGTCGGCCAGCTGCAGCCGGGTATCTTCCAGCACCAGTTCACGCACTTCCAAGGCAAGCGGCAGGTGGAATGGGTCGCTGGCTTGCGCCGGTTCGACTGGATCGGTCGATTCCTCTGCCTCCTGCAACCGGACTCGACCACCCTGCATGGCCAGGCGCTCGATACACAGCCGGCCACGCAGCAGACAGTCTTCCGACCAGAACAGCTCGAGTCGCTCGGCAGCAATCTCAGCGGGGCCAGCTTCGACCTGGAAGCCATGCAACACCAGGTGATCCAGGGGCGCTCCTTCGACGCGTTCCAACTGATAGAAGCCGCGCTTGGCGCCCTCCTCGAGCAACAGGCCGGCGCCCCAGGGCGACAATGCGAGGCCGACCCCGAGAATCACGACGCCGAACGTCAGCACGGGCAGCACGATCAGCAGTTTCAGGATGGCAAGGGTCAGACGCCGCATACTCAAAATTCCGGGCCGATGGCGAAGTGCAGGCGCCACGAGTTCTCCTCGTCATCGAAGGGGTGGGCGATGTCGAAACGCACCGGCCCGACCGGAGAGATCCAACGTACGCCGAGTCCGGCACCCGTATTGAGAGCTTCCGGCCACCAGCTGTCGAAGGCGTCCCCGCTGTCGACGAATGCCGCTCCCCACCAGTCGCCGGTCACGCGCCGCTGGATCTCGACGCTGCCGGCCAGCATCTGCTGTCCACCGCGCAGCAATCCCTCCTCGTTACGTGGCGCCAAGGTCTCGTAGCCGTAACCTCGGACCGAACGATCACCACCGGCGAAGAAGCGCAACGAAGGGGGTATCTGAGAGAAGTCGTTGGTCTCGATGACGCCCAGCCCCAGCCGGGTGACGAAACGCAGATCATCGCCCAACATGCGTATCCATTCGGTATTGCCCGTCATGCGCAGAAAGTCGGCGTCAGAGCCCCAGATCGTATCGGAGTACTCCAGGGTGATGCGTTGACGGTCACCCCAGGTGGGAAAACGGGGATCACGGGTACGCGTCCGTGACCAGCTCACCCCCGGGTAGTAGAGGAAGACGCTCTCGTCCTCCCCACCCTGCTTGAAGTCCTCGTAGGTGGCACGCAGGAACAGGGTCTGCACCCAGCGGTTGTCAAACTCCCAGCGCCGTGCAAGCTCGACGGTCGCCTCGTCGGATTGCGTATCCTCGTTGTCGCGATGACGCAAGCCATATTGGATGCGGTACTGGTCGCGCAACGGGTTATCCAGCGGCATCAGGTAGGTGCCGGTCAGGTGTTGCTCAGGCTGAGAGATGAAAAATTCGTGCTCGAGGTTGTGCCCGTAGCGATTGATCCACGGCTGGTTCCAGCCGAAGTGCAGGCGCGGCCCAACATCGGTCGCGTAGCCGATACCGGTCTCGAACTGGTGCCGGTCGGCCGGTGCCAGCACTACGTCGATCGGCATGTCGGGACGCTCGGGCACATTCAGGCTGGCGACGGAGGACAGCGCCATGGCCGTGAGCCGGGGTCCGGTGTGCATTGCCGTACGTGAAGACGGAGCCTGTGGAAGCGCGGCATCGCCTTCGGTTTCAACCAGGTTCCACCAGCCCAGCGTGGGTGGCGCCAGGGCCAGTTCACGACGGGCATCGAGCCGAGGACGCACACTGACTGAACTGAACCAGTTGGTCTGACCCAAGCGCTGTGCATAGAGCGCCACCTGACCGGCCTGGTAAGGGTCTCCTGGCTCGAACGGGGCCATGTTGCGCAACCGGTCCTTGACGATATGGTTACCGCGAATCGCGATGTCGCCGAAATCGTAGCGTTGGCCACTGTCGAGGGTGAGGTAGAGCCTGGCGCTCTCGTCGAATGGCCGCACCTCCATGCGCCGGTCGGTGAATGACCAGTCGAAATAGCCGCGCTCTAGGGCGAGATTGGCCAGCCGGCTACGCATGCGATCCCAGGGTGCATGTACCAAGGGATCGCCTTTCGCCAAGGGAAAGGCATCAACGGTATCGCGGAAGGGCTCGTCACTGTCAGCCTCGCCTTCGAGTCGGACATCGAGAGTCTCGATGATCACGCGCGGGCCGGGATCGATGTCGAGACTGACGTAGCGCGGTGGATCCTGCTCATCGAGGTGTGAGCGTATGCGCGGCTCATAGTACCCATACACCCGCACGGCTTCGCGCGTGCGACGTACCGCCTCGCCTTCCAGGCGACGGCGGTCGTACTGGGTAGCGTCCAGGTCACCCAGGTAGTAGCGGACGTTGTCGGCAACATCGCCTTCAAGTCCGTCGATACGTGCCTCCAGTGCCAGCGCTCCATGCGCCATGCCGAGACACAGGGCCGCCGCCCCCATGCGTGAGATCACGCCTATTCCCATATTCACGGCTTCCCGACTTGACTCTTGCTCGGCCCATGGCGGGGCCAGGCAAAATTACCGCAGGGCTTCCAGTCCTGCGCTGAGCGAAAGCTGCTCCTGACGCAGCTCTCGCAACTCGGCTTGCATCGACGTCAAGCGCCCCCGAAGGCTGTCGACGGCCTCTGAGGCATCGCTGCGTTCGGCAGTTGCCTCGATCTCGGCGGACAGGGCATCAAGGCGCTCATCGAGTGCCGCTTCGCGTGTCTCCATGCTCTCCTCCAGGGCTGCGAGCTCCTGCCCCATGAGCTGTTGGAAGCGCTGGTCCATGGCCTCGAGTCGCTCGTCGAACGATGCTCTCACGCTCTGCTGTCGCTGTGCCACTTCATCTTGTTGCGATTGCAATTCGGCAAGCCGGCGCTCGTTGGTCTCGGCCAGCGTCTCGATCCTTGTAGCCAGGGCTTCGCGGCCCTCGTCGCCGGCGCGCTCCAACGAGTCGAGGGAAGTGCGTATCGCTGCGAGCAACGCATCACGACTCTCGGCCTCCTCCATGAGCCGCTCGACTCTTGACGACACGTCGTCGACGCGCTCATCGAGCGCCTCGAATCGGGAGGCGTCCCCTTCCCCGACCTGCTGAACTTCGACCTCCAAGCCAGCCATGCGCGCCACGATCGATTCGGTATGCTTCTCCGTGGAGGTGAGGCGCGACTCGATGTTCTCGAGGCGATCGCCACGTCCCTCCTCCGCATCGAAGCGGGCATGAACATTCGACATCTCGGCAGAGATCTGTTGCACCTGGGTCATCAAGCGGGCGCGCTCCTGCCAACCCAGCCACGACACTGCGAGCAGCATGGCCAGAAGCAGCAGTACGGCAAACTTGAGGGGCCACAGGCGTGGCTGAGGCTGTGAAGGACGGCGCGGCCTTGTCAGGCTGGAATCCGGATCGGGCACGATGGGACGTCGCTCGGAGGGACGCGCTTCGGGCATGTCAAACTCCTTCTAGGCAGATGCGGCAGGCGCCGGTCCATTGTAAGCAGGTCAAGCACCTGCGCGCACATTGCTGCCTCAACGCGTCGTCAGTCACGCTTGCGCGTCAGCGCGGCGACCGATACCACGATAGGTCAATCCCCAGCTGGCCACGTGGCTGGGATCGTAGATATTGCGACCATCCAGCAACAGGCGCTCACGCAGCAGTTCGGCCAGACGTGGCCAGTCCGGGTTCCAGTAGTGCTTCCACTCCGTGACCAGCATCAAGGCATCGGCCCCGT encodes:
- the tamA gene encoding autotransporter assembly complex protein TamA; the protein is MISRMGAAALCLGMAHGALALEARIDGLEGDVADNVRYYLGDLDATQYDRRRLEGEAVRRTREAVRVYGYYEPRIRSHLDEQDPPRYVSLDIDPGPRVIIETLDVRLEGEADSDEPFRDTVDAFPLAKGDPLVHAPWDRMRSRLANLALERGYFDWSFTDRRMEVRPFDESARLYLTLDSGQRYDFGDIAIRGNHIVKDRLRNMAPFEPGDPYQAGQVALYAQRLGQTNWFSSVSVRPRLDARRELALAPPTLGWWNLVETEGDAALPQAPSSRTAMHTGPRLTAMALSSVASLNVPERPDMPIDVVLAPADRHQFETGIGYATDVGPRLHFGWNQPWINRYGHNLEHEFFISQPEQHLTGTYLMPLDNPLRDQYRIQYGLRHRDNEDTQSDEATVELARRWEFDNRWVQTLFLRATYEDFKQGGEDESVFLYYPGVSWSRTRTRDPRFPTWGDRQRITLEYSDTIWGSDADFLRMTGNTEWIRMLGDDLRFVTRLGLGVIETNDFSQIPPSLRFFAGGDRSVRGYGYETLAPRNEEGLLRGGQQMLAGSVEIQRRVTGDWWGAAFVDSGDAFDSWWPEALNTGAGLGVRWISPVGPVRFDIAHPFDDEENSWRLHFAIGPEF